One window of Triticum dicoccoides isolate Atlit2015 ecotype Zavitan chromosome 5A, WEW_v2.0, whole genome shotgun sequence genomic DNA carries:
- the LOC119298838 gene encoding uncharacterized protein LOC119298838, whose translation MRRRRPPRGSRRRSSAWPSRAAGSSSISTCPASIELRGHCLRLTLPPRPAGFPALQRLSLSGCRVDLADLTPLCPRLRVLAVAEGLLDSNITVKSGSLEELAAANLSRWTGRIDVDAPMLKKLALSFSVDGELGVSIVAPIVDKVSWECSYSRLTVGLDPWSLSSVSLHAAAEVPGEDDGARLQQHSNVLSLHMWACICLMSYSTDRPDYISD comes from the coding sequence ATGCGGCGCAGGAGGCCGCCGCGGGGCTCTCGCCGGCGGAGTTCCGCCTGGCCCTCCCGCGCAGCCGGGAGTTCCTCGATATCGACCTGCCCCGCTTCCATCGAGCTGCGCGGCCATTGCCTCCGCCTCACGCTGCCGCCACGCCCCGCCGGGTTCCCCGCGCTCCAGAGGCTGTCCCTCTCCGGCTGCCGCGTCGACCTCGCCGACCTGACCCCCCTCTGCCCGCGCCTGCGCGTGCTCGCCGTCGCCGAGGGCCTCCTCGACAGCAACATCACAGTCAAATCGGGGTCGTTGGAGGAACTGGCTGCGGCGAACCTGAGCAGATGGACcggccgcatcgacgtcgacgctcCCATGCTCAAGAAACTGGCGCTGTCCTtctccgtcgacggcgagctcggcgtgtCCATCGTGGCACCGATTGTGGACAAGGTCTCCTGGGAGTGCAGCTATTCCAGGCTCACCGTCGGGCTCGATCCTTGGAGCCTCTCAAGCGTGAGCTTACATGCCGCCGCTGAGGTGCCCGGGGAAGACGACGGCGCACGCTTGCAGCAGCACTCCAACGTGCTGTCCCTGCACATGTGGGCTTGCATATGTCTCATGTCCTACTCAACCGATCGACCTGATTATATATCTGACTGA
- the LOC119298839 gene encoding anaphase-promoting complex subunit 5-like, producing MNVFAGVGGSAGEGAGAGAAAAARDAGSADFGALLELTPHKMAVCHLVQVFAPPAQQQHQAPPFPFDSVAHHNRLGLFLFALTRSCEDFLEPPLEELLRQLKAVDDLVNGWLCEQLTTTLAGLNSPDDLFNFFDKLRGVLTSPDGGSVEDEFLDPNSQLGVFLRCCILAFNSMTFEGVCHLLANLVAYCNSAEASYDLAEDEDFNGEIEMGDPMDADIGVRSGVFDRYTQGYATESHMGESSSSLIHAPISLHNFDEADIFKAEDNPTCLRSRWQLEAFLNQQADVLEKDPSSVPLNSFNNTMAQLQTLAPELHRVQFLQYLNALCHDDYVASLDHLHRYFDYSAGMQGLFSRSSSPHQDNIVGKYESALLCLGNLHCYFGHPKKALEAFTEAVRVSQMNNDDSCLAYILGAISNLLSKIGISSTVGLIGSRYSLGNNIGLGTPLSIQQQLLVLLKRSLKRADMLKLTSLLSFDHISLAKFDLKHVQRPLVSFGPNGSTKLRTCPADVCKNLRLSSHVLSDFGADGLSISSDNGSFSTSWLKNLSDASSSWCSSSTKPRKFITNDFDNFHFHAQPSSIPTSVLQLAGSAYLMRATAWEHYGSAPMVRMNTLVYATCFADAASSSELSLAYVKLIEQLAVFKGYSAAFCALKLAEEKFPSSTNSQIHLLKMQLLHERALHRGHLRIAQQIGDEFGVLSSSVSGVDIELKTEASLRRARTLLAAKQFSQAAAVANSLFTTCYKYNMQVENASVLLLLAEIHRKSDNAVLGLTYALASQSFCKSFNLDLLEASATLTLAELWLALGSNHAKRALSLVYQSLPMILGHGGLELRARSQIVLAKCHLTDPEFSVSEDPCAVLDPLNQAAEDLQVLEYHEMAAEVYYLKAMTYNHLGKEYEREEAAARFKEHVTALENPRDEEDSLVY from the exons atgaaTGTGTTCGCGGGGGTCGGCGGCAGCGCGGGGGAGGGCGcgggggccggggcggcggcggcggcgagggacgcgGGATCCGCGGACTTCGGGGCGCTGCTGGAGCTGACGCCGCACAAGATGGCGGTGTGCCACCTCGTGCAGGTCTTCGCGCCGCCGGCGCAGCAGCAGCATCAGGCCCCGCCCTTCCCCTTCGACTCCGTCGCCCACCACAACCGCCTCGGCCTCTTCCTCTTCGCCCTCACCCGC TCATGTGAGGATTTTTTGGAACCGCCACTGGAAGAGCTTTTAAGGCAGTTGAAGGCGGTAGACGATTTAGTTAATGGTTGGCTTTGTGAGCAGTTGACAACCACACTGGCTGGGCTTAACTCACCAGACGATTTGTTCAACTTTTTTGATAAGCTAAGAG GTGTGCTCACTTCACCGGACGGTGGAAGTGTGGAAGATGAATTTCTGGACCCAAATAGTCAGCTTGGAGTTTTTCTTCGTTGCTGTATACTGGCCTTCAATTCCATGACTTTTGAG GGTGTCTGCCATCTGTTGGCAAATCTTGTGGCGTACTGTAACTCAGCTGAGGCTTCATATGATTTGGCAGAAGATGAGGACTTTAATGGTGAAATAGAAATGGGCGACCCGATGGATGCAGATATAGGTGTTAGATCTGGTGTATTTGACAGATATACTCAAGGCTATGCCACTGAGAGCCATATGGGGGAGAGCTCTTCGTCTCTAATCCATGCACCTATCTCACTTCATAATTTTGATGAAG CCGATATTTTCAAAGCAGAGGATAATCCAACTTGTCTGAGATCAAGGTGGCAATTAGAGGCATTTCTGAACCAGCAAGCTGACGTTCTTGAAAA GGATCCCAGCTCAGTGCCTTTGAATTCATTTAACAACACTATGGCACAGCTTCAGACATTAGCTCCAGAGCTTCATCGT GTCCAATTCTTGCAATACTTGAATGCTCTTTGCCATGATGACTATGTTGCTTCATTAGACCATCTTCACCGCTATTTTGATTACAG TGCTGGGATGCAAGGACTTTTCAGTCGTTCTTCATCTCCTCACCAAGATAATATTGTCGGAAAGTATGAGAGTGCTCTGCTCTGCTTAGGCAACTTGCATTGTTATTTTGGACATCCAAAGAAAGCCCTAGAG GCATTCACAGAAGCAGTGCGTGTTTCTCAAATG AACAATGATGATTCATGCCTTGCATATATATTAGGAGCCATTTCCAATCTATTATCAAAGATAGGAATATCAAGCACAGTTGGACTAATTGGTTCTCGATATTCACTTGGAAACAATATTGGACTGGGCACACCATTGTCCATTCAGCAGCAGTTGCTTGTTCTGTTGAAGCGATCACTTAAGAGAGCTGATATGCTGAAACTTACAAGCTTGTTATCCTTTGATCACATCTCTCTTGCAAAATTTGATTTGAAG CATGTCCAAAGGCCGTTGGTGTCCTTTGGCCCTAATGGTTCTACAAAGCTTAGAACATGTCCTGCAGATGTCTGCAAG AATTTAAGATTAAGTTCCCATGTGCTGTCCGACTTTGGCGCAGATGGCTTATCAATTTCGAGTGATAATGGTAGTTTCAGCACCTCATGGCTTAAGAATCTGTCTGATGCTTCCAGTTCTTGGTGTAGTAGCTCAACAAAGCCTAGAAAATTTATTACAAATGACTTTGACAATTTCCACTTTCATGCACAACCAAGTTCAATACCTACATCAGTATTGCAATTAGCTGGCTCAGCATATTTGATGAGGGCCACTGCCTGGGAGCACTATGGAAG TGCTCCGATGGTTCGAATGAATACGCTGGTCTATGCAACCTGCTTTGCTGATGCTGCAAG TTCATCAGAGCTGTCACTGGCATATGTCAAGCTAATTGAACAGTTAGCAGTCTTCAAAGGATATTCAG CGGCATTCTGTGCGCTCAAGCTTGCCGAAGAGAAGTTCCCATCCTCGACGAATTCGCAGATCCACCTTCTCAAAATGCAATTGCTACATGAGCGTGCCCTGCATCG AGGACACCTGAGAATCGCGCAACAAATCGGTGATGAATTTGGGGTGCTCTCATCTTCTGTCAGTGGAGTAGACATTGAGCTAAAGACTGAAGCCAGTCTACGGCGTGCCCGCACGTTACTCGCTGCAAAACAGTTTAGCCAG GCAGCAGCTGTGGCGAATTCCCTTTTCACTACTTGCTACAAGTACAACATGCAAGTAGAGAATGCAAGTGTCCTTTTGTTACTTGCCGAAATACATAGA AAGTCTGACAACGCGGTCCTTGGCCTCACTTACGCATTAGCCAGCCAATCGTTTTGCAAATCGTTTAATTTGGATCTGCTTGAAGCTTCAGCCACACTTACTCTCGCTGAACTGTGGCTAGCTCTTGGATCTAACCATGCGAAGAGGGCCTTAAGTCTTGTTTATCAAAGCCTTCCTATGATTCTCGGCCATGGCGGTCTTGAGCTGCGTGCTCGGTCTCAGATAGTCTTAGCAAAATGTCACTTAACCGATCCAGAATTTTCAG TTTCTGAAGATCCTTGTGCTGTTCTGGACCCTCTAAATCAAGCGGCTGAAGACCTGCAGGTTTTAGAG TACCACGAGATGGCGGCAGAGGTGTACTATCTCAAGGCGATGACGTATAACCACCTGGGCAAGGAATATGAGAGGGAGGAAGCCGCGGCTCGTTTCAAGGAGCACGTCACCGCCCTCGAGAACCCGCGCGACGAGGAGGATTCACTCGTTTACTGA
- the LOC119298837 gene encoding basic leucine zipper 19-like: MDDGDLDFSNPEAYLCSDTGADLPGGGCSMDSYFDGILNDTEHLACTHTHTCNPPVDDSSHTHTCVHVHTKIVSASSDGGADSPAENSGASKKRPSGNRAAVRKYREKKKAHTALLEEEVVQLKALNKQLLKKLQNHAALEAEAARLRCLLVDIRGRIDGEIGTFPYQRPVKNVDLVSGVDQGGFLGSAQVMNSCDFRCNDQMYCNTGMQMRTMGDDGAMSGQVFGQGTGDIANIQCIGGVKSGFTMPPGCGGMGTLPSGCLPSSEKQ; this comes from the coding sequence ATGGATGACGGGGACCTCGATTTCTCCAACCCGGAGGCGTACCTGTGCTCGGACACCGGCGCCGATCTGCCCGGCGGCGGCTGCTCCATGGACAGCTACTTCGACGGCATCCTCAACGACACGGAGCACCTTGCCTGCACCCACACCCACACCTGCAACCCGCCCGTCGACGACAGTTCGCACACCCACACCTGCGTCCACGTCCACACCAAGATCGTCTCGGCGTCGTCGGATGGCGGCGCCGACTCCCCTGCCGAGAACAGCGGTGCCTCCAAGAAGCGGCCGTCTGGCAACCGCGCAGCCGTGAGGAAGTACCGGGAGAAGAAGAAGGCCCACACGGCGCTGCTGGAGGAAGAGGTGGTTCAGTTGAAGGCTCTGAACAAGCAGCTGCTGAAGAAGCTTCAGAATCACGCGGCGCTTGAGGCCGAGGCTGCCAGGCTCCGCTGCCTGCTTGTTGATATCAGGGGGAGGATCGATGGGGAGATTGGCACTTTCCCTTACCAGCGGCCTGTGAAGAACGTTGATTTGGTTTCTGGTGTTGATCAGGGGGGGTTTCTTGGCAGTGCCCAGGTTATGAACTCGTGTGATTTCAGATGCAACGATCAGATGTACTGCAATACAGGAATGCAGATGAGAACAATGGGTGATGATGGTGCTATGAGTGGTCAGGTATTTGGGCAAGGCACTGGGGATATTGCAAACATCCAATGCATAGGGGGTGTGAAATCTGGATTCACAATGCCCCCAGGCTGTGGGGGTATGGGGACATTGCCTTCTGGCTGTTTACCCAGTTCTGAAAAGCAGTGA